tttttaaaataaatttcaaatttatttatattttattttcaaattaagtttttgaggtgCTTAATAAAGTCATCGGAGCAAGGAAAAAGCAGACAGGAAAGGGAAACAGATTTAGCTTGtgggaaaagaaaaaagacgtgCATCTGACGAATCGTGTATGCATGCATATGGTAGGCTTATTACATTGTAGCGCAACAAAACACATCGCAATGAATACCAAACACCCCACAATTTACATAAGATATGTAGGCTTATTATCGTCAGATCGTTGTCGTCGCAACTCGAATCGGGTGCTGTAGCTCGTTTAGAATCTGCAACAGTGAAGAAGCACACTTGTGGCCCTGTGTTTTTCCGGCTTGGGCATGTGAACTGGACTCCCTATCCATTCAATACCCAATCTGCAATGTACATGTTCAAACCAAATTGaacaaaatatttcaataatgaCAATCGTTTATGCATGCATGTGGTAAGACTTGATGAATATTTGACAAATATTCCTCCATGTATCGAATGGGTGAAACTAAATCTCAAAATGtacgtatatatataataaatggtGGGATGAGATTTTACTTCGGGAAGGAGAAGGAGTTTGTGCTGGTATCTGATTTATTAGAGTTACAAGACTCGAAAGATTCTTCTTCGAATCCCTGCTTGGTCTCAATGGTAGCAGAGTCAATCTCTTTGATTTCATCTTCAGGCCAATCACTTTCCATCTCATTGCACCATTTTTCCTCACCCTAATCatcatatattacatatattaaataaattattcttggTATATTTTTTGCTTTGAAGCTAATGTGAAGATATATTATGCACTTAAACCTTTGCAACCAAAATGGGGATTTCTTCCGCATCTGTTTGAGTATCCTCTACGTGTTCATCGAAACCTCCCCCTCTTATAGCATCACAAGATCGCTCGGCTCGATCTTGACGACGAAACTATCCTCCCACGGAGTGATGATCACATTAAATATGTTAGAAAATTtggtatatatgtatatgtgagGAACTAACTAACCTTTTTGTTGTTTTCATCATATGTTTTTGATGGCTTGCTATCATTGATCATATGGATAGCCCCATCTTCTCTAAAGCAAAAAACTATGTAATCCTCTTCCGAAAATCGAGGCCATTTAGGATCTCTGCTGCTTCCCTCTTCGACTTCATTGTCGTCAGTACTATCTAGTGTCGAACTTTGAGCAGATGACTCCCCTTTCTCTTCttcattgcatattttgttTGCATCCGAAGTTTTCCTAGACGAATCGCGGGTTTTACTCGAACGTTTCGAGTTAGCATCCATTCTTGCTTTTTGCATTTGAGGGATCGTGCTACGGATGATGGTACCAGGAGATTCTTCTTCTAAATGAACGAAACACCTAATATACATGAGTTTCTTGCAAAAACTCCATGTTTGAACTAGGATCAAGACTGACAAACGATTTGCGCAATAACAAAGTGATCCCTTTTATTGTACAATAAAATTAGATGATCTTGAATGGAAAAATCTTACCCAGAGGAAACCTGCAAGGGTAAAAGCATGACGCCAGATCTTTAACTCGACATCGATCGAGCCTTGTACAAGGTGAGCTCATGATCCTTATAGCTTGTTGCTTTGCTAGGGTAAGTAGGTCGTTTTGTCTCGTGTTAATTATGAATGAGATAGTTATGCTACGAAGAAGGAATTAATgggatatatttattttgaatttgaatttgaatttgaagttGAAGTTGGATGAAAATTAGGCATTGAAAGGGAGTTACGTTAAAATCATAGTGTGGAGGATAGAGTCGGTTATGATTTTGTAAACATGGGATGGGAGTAAAATGTGGAGATTTAAAAGGTAAACACGTTGCTTcaatattttgattaaaaaaaaaaatcctaatcgaagtagaaaaaaatttgttgatgttttttttaagaCAATAAAGAAAATAAGTACAAAGATTTCTCAAATAGTCACACATCTTAGTACCATCCTCATCTTAATATGTTTAACTTCAGAGTTCTGGTGGAATCCGGTGCATTAGTCCCAAAAATTTATTGATGATAAAAATGTTGTGtgggaaaattttaaataaataggaattaaaaactaaaaaaaagttagtataaaaatatgagaattgAATTTTTGGTGCGCAgtcccatgcatgcaagatttCATGCATCATAAGTCGTGGTGAGTTCC
This genomic interval from Primulina huaijiensis isolate GDHJ02 chromosome 14, ASM1229523v2, whole genome shotgun sequence contains the following:
- the LOC140956672 gene encoding protein BREAKING OF ASYMMETRY IN THE STOMATAL LINEAGE-like, with protein sequence MSSPCTRLDRCRVKDLASCFYPCRFPLEEESPGTIIRSTIPQMQKARMDANSKRSSKTRDSSRKTSDANKICNEEEKGESSAQSSTLDSTDDNEVEEGSSRDPKWPRFSEEDYIVFCFREDGAIHMINDSKPSKTYDENNKKFRRQDRAERSCDAIRGGGFDEHVEDTQTDAEEIPILVAKGEEKWCNEMESDWPEDEIKEIDSATIETKQGFEEESFESCNSNKSDTSTNSFSFPKLGIEWIGSPVHMPKPEKHRATSVLLHCCRF